ACGGTGAGTGAAACTACTCGCAAATGTAGGATGAAACCAATGTGATGGAGGCCAGGTCCGAGCTTGGACTTTTCTCTCCCTCTAGGAAGCCTTATTTACATGAGGATCGTCTGTCAATGACCTAAATCTGAAGAACAAGGGGTTCATAGTATCTCAGCCTGGAGGTCAAATCATGTCTTCTCTGCGAGTGAACGTGAATATTTGTTCAGCGGATGAAAAAATAGTGTGGCAGTGCTGCCACGTTCTTGTTACAAaattaaatgacaaaaaaggtagaattgaaaagaagttggaatttttctctaaaaaataaatatgaaacgttattaaaaaaaaaaatagtagacTCGCGTCCTCACAAATCTACAATGGTACAGATCTATTAGAAAACTCGATACGTCTATAATCATAGGAAATGTATAGCTTTTTATAACTCAAAGGGATGAATAGACTCAAAGCTCATGGAACACcctattataaaataaatagttACAAAAACAGGCCACACTATTTCCACACTCGAAATGGAGGGAAAGGTTGAAAgggattaaaaaaatgcaagaaatgTTCTCATATGAGTGGAGAGCTCCATTTATTTCTAATTCACTTATGATCGGACCATCATCATAGCCATTATGCCATTTCAAAATAGAGGCAAAATCCCAAGAAAATCATCAGTTTGACAAGTTCTGGAAATTCTCTCcctaatttattaataatttccAATAAATTGGACAAATTGCGTCACCCTAAGTTAAAAAAGATGAATAGTGCTAGAGACACTCATATTGACATATTCAATTGACTCAAACTTTATAATACTCAAACAATAAATagatttataaaaattagataatgTCACCATTTTGCCACATCTAATGGAAACTGAAGGTAGCATTGGTAAAAAATCTTCCAACAAGGAATGCGTTCATCAGTAGTTAAGCGCACAAGAGTAGACTTATTGCTCTCAGACATTTCAAAAAAAGACTAACTTGAGCTGTTCAAGCGCAACATCTTGACAACATTCAAGAGGGTTTGAACCACAGCAGCATCTGCTACCTTGGAAGCTgctctaagttattaaagagtTGAGATTCGAGGTACTAACCCCCTTTTAATTACAATGGGCATGCCTTTTCAAAGGCTTGTTGCTCTTTGCGGCATAAATCGAACTCGTTTGTGTGGTAATACATGCAACCAACATAAGCATCCATCTCTTTTGTGCACCTCTGGTGAAGATCTTTCAGTCTGCATAGCCAAAAATACATGGTTTAGATACTGCAACGAAAAGTGGTAAGTAAAATGCAACAGCTACTTTTATCAGTTGAAAGAGGTGTCACAAATTTTTCCAGCACCTCCATTTAAGTTTCCAAAAAAACCATTTGTATGTGGGCAAACGTCATGAATCATTGACAGTAAAGCTTATAGCCAATTTGTATTTGCCAATGCAAGGGTTGTGCAGCCCAAATATGAAGACAGAGTAATGCAACAACTTAGAGGCTCACAAGTATGTCTGCATCTAAAACTATGAAAAGAAGTAGACTGCATTCCTCTCACTTGAAATTGAAAGTGCATAGCCCATAAGTCAGTCACCAAGCCATGTGCTCTGTATATCAAGATCATCAAGTATCTAGAATGAAATCCCTTTCATCAAATGGTGTAAGCAAAGTCTACTGATCCAAGCAAAAGTCATAGATCCCGCACACATCTTAATGGAGAGAAAACTCAACCATACTGATTCTAAAGCACTAAGTCTTAAATGCTGCACAAAACAGAAGCCCAACCTATATAACTACCTTCAAAGCAGAAATAATTGTTCTACCAAAGCAGAAATAATTGTTCTACCAAGAGATTTGGAATTAGGATCCAGCACTAAGACCCAAGATACTACTCAACTACATTTGATTTAACCAAAATGATAAAGAGGTTTAAGGAAGGAAGCTCCCAGCCAAATGTGAAAGGAGCTCCTTGTGAAGTACTATATACGGTGGTGTATGAACGAATGAAATAAGGGATGGTCGGCATTGATAAAGGAATTGAATCAAAAGAGGAATATTCTTAACTTTTGATTCTGATGGAAAAATGGAATGCCctttgcttgtgtttttttttttttttttcaattccaCTTGAATGTTCCTTGCGTTAAAGTGGCAAAGCTAAATGAGTCTTTTTCCCCAAATGTACCtttccttctctccctcttttaCTTTTACGGAAGAgacaaatttgagaaaaaaaccaAGCAAGGGGCATTCCCTTGGAATTCTTGTTCCTATCCTAACAAAATTTTGTTCAATTCTTAGTGGAATGTGGATGTAAAGAAGACTAAATTGTCCATCAAAATCCATTCAAAAGATTGCATGCTTAACCGCATATGAAAATGGATAACTAAAAACTGGCCAAAAGGGAATTGAGAAGCGACCCCATGTCAGATACCCAACACCATGTTCTGTGTTCTCCAGACCATTAATGACTCCCTTACGAACTCATATAGGGAGGAGATGAACTTGAGAAAACACACAAGCAAGGGGCATTCTGTTGGAATTCTTGTTCCTATTCTCACAAAATTGTGTTAGAAACTGTGTGGAATGTGGATGTGAAGAAAACTAAATTGTACATCAAAATCCATTCAAAAGATCGCATGCTTAACTGCATATGAACAGGCATAGCTAAAAACTGGCCAAATGGGAATCGAGATGCGACTGTAAGTCAGATACCCGAAACCATGTTCTGTGCTTTCCAGACCCATTATGACTACATATCGAACTCGGTATGCAAACTACCTTATACCAAAACCTTTCCCAATACCATCCTTAGTTGCTAATGATTCCAATTGCCCATTTTCAAGACATTCACAAGCAACTAAGAAAATCCCACGCTCTACTCTTTGGGGTTTTCTCAGCAACATTCCCCAAATCACATATGCCAATCTAACGACGCAAGAAATGCCCCCACTTCCTCGCATTTCAGATAAGCGAACAAACGATGCGGCAACAACAAGAACAACAATCATATCGAAGGCGAGCGCGACTGAATCGGGGAGCCGcgagagagatagagaatcaCGCTCACAGGTGGAGCACGCAGCGGGTGACTTGCTGGCCCTTCTCGAGGCACTTCTCCGGGTTGGGGTCCTTCTGCTTGCACTTGAGGAAGGCCACGTTCTCCGACAGGCAGCTCGCCCCGATGTGCTTCGACGACGCCGTCAGCACCGCCGACGTCGGGATCGGGCCCTCGGCTGCGTCCAGCGACGTCGCCATCCCGGCCGACATCGAATTCCTCTCGGGttatcttctcttccttcttcttggtCTTCCCTGCGGCAGAGAAGATGGGTGAAGCAGATTCTTCTTCAACGAATGCGTGATCCGGGAATTCAAGACCAAGAGAACTCCAGATCGAAAGGAGAGATCTTTGATTTCTGGGCAAAGTCGTCATCTTTACCTGATTGACTGTTCGCAGTTGcagcgcagagagagagagagtggattcTGCAGTGATGGATGATGATATTCTCAACATCCGCAGTGAAAGTAATTCTTATAGAATACTTTCTTTTCTACAAATGAAATGCTTGTTAATGAGAATTTTAGAATGGCCAATTGATAAAATCCATCTCATGTCGAGGTGTTCTTATGTTTACAAGAAATATTTGTacatggaaaaaaattcattagtaaTCTTAAATTATACTCATTGTACacacttatttttattttttttttatgatatgaaaaattataaacttgtATCCAtgcgataaatttattttaaaacatTCCCAAACATTTATTCTCATgacacattatatatatatatatatatatatatatatatatatatagagtttttatgttattaaaataattataagtttgggattttttgggataagtttagggttttttgtgtcacaaaaaagtttAGTGTAAATGCATCATAGTGTGCATAGTTTAAGGCTTCTTGTTGCTTTGTCCCTTACATATATATTGAAGTTTcacaaattatatttcaaatttactttcttgagtaatttataattaatgaaatttgggataatATTAAGGGttaacactaaaaaaaaattatcctaaATTACTATACTTGTGCCAcatccaaattaattttagcgccacaaaaaatttcaaattagtattCTAATGATGTATTTATCCTAAATCATTTTTCATGATACAATCATAAATCGGTATATTTAGGTTGCATTTATCCCATTTTCCTTAGattctaataaattttattatggaTGTATTACTTTGAAATTATGTACTAGGCTGGAATTTTTTGTAGTATCATtcctaaaattaaattttttcctcCAGCCTTATGTTTTTTCATCAACCCGAGTCCTGATTTGTCCCAAGAAAAGCCAAAGTCAGATTTTAAAGGGGCACTCTCGTAATTATGCGGACACAAGCGTTTCCATTTACGGGAGAGAAATTCAAAGGTATtgtgttaattttttttgtttatctcTGATTAGTGTTTATAATCAATTCTTTACTTGTGTTCTCATGTATTTGTAAAATGAAGTTCAACCATATGTGTTTGTGTTGAAATTACAAGAGTTAGGCTCGGCGGTTGATTGTCGTTTGAGTTCAACGAACTGGAAATGTCGGTAGAATTGCATTTCTTGTGCCTTAGACAGACACAAGCGATTAAGAAAGGAACACAAACTTGATCTTGATTCTTGGA
The nucleotide sequence above comes from Eucalyptus grandis isolate ANBG69807.140 chromosome 2, ASM1654582v1, whole genome shotgun sequence. Encoded proteins:
- the LOC104425507 gene encoding NADH dehydrogenase [ubiquinone] 1 alpha subcomplex subunit 8-B isoform X2 produces the protein MSAGMATSLDAAEGPIPTSAVLTASSKHIGASCLSENVAFLKCKQKDPNPEKCLEKGQQVTRCVLHLLKDLHQRCTKEMDAYVGCMYYHTNEFDLCRKEQQAFEKACPL
- the LOC104425507 gene encoding uncharacterized protein LOC104425507 isoform X1 produces the protein MTTLPRNQRSLLSIWSSLGLEFPDHAFVEEESASPIFSAAGKTKKKEEKITREEFDVGRDGDVAGRSRGPDPDVGGADGVVEAHRGELPVGERGLPQVQAEGPQPGEVPREGPASHPLRAPPVSTERSSPEVHKRDGCLCWLHVLPHKRVRFMPQRATSL